From one Melioribacteraceae bacterium genomic stretch:
- the tatC gene encoding twin-arginine translocase subunit TatC has protein sequence MSSEEKKLEDDESPEVEMSFLDHLEELRWRILYSLIGIAVGTVVAWIFIDIIIDHILLRPAQHADISLQNLRPFGQLFLYFQVAFIVGIILSIPNIFYQLWLFVSPALRSNEKKYVTAVVGFSTLCFLGGIVFAYFVMLPFTLSFAGKFGSELIENNFAIDEYFSIIISVMLAAGIVFELPMMSFFLSRLGLLTPAFMKKYRRHAIVGILIAAAILTPGTDPIAQVLLAVPLVLLYEISIFVSKIFQRKSVSD, from the coding sequence GTGAGTTCTGAAGAAAAGAAATTAGAAGACGATGAATCACCTGAAGTCGAAATGTCTTTCCTAGATCATCTTGAGGAATTACGTTGGCGAATTCTATACTCTTTAATTGGAATAGCTGTCGGTACTGTTGTTGCTTGGATTTTTATTGATATAATCATTGATCACATCTTACTGCGTCCGGCTCAACATGCTGATATAAGTCTTCAAAACCTAAGACCTTTCGGACAATTATTCTTGTATTTTCAAGTTGCATTCATAGTCGGTATAATATTGAGTATCCCCAACATTTTTTATCAACTATGGTTATTTGTCTCTCCGGCTTTACGATCGAACGAAAAAAAATATGTAACCGCGGTTGTGGGATTTTCCACATTATGTTTTCTTGGTGGAATTGTGTTTGCTTATTTTGTGATGCTTCCGTTTACTCTGTCATTTGCAGGTAAATTTGGTTCCGAATTAATTGAGAACAACTTTGCGATTGATGAATACTTTTCCATTATTATCAGTGTGATGCTTGCAGCCGGAATTGTTTTCGAATTACCAATGATGTCGTTCTTTTTATCCAGATTAGGGTTATTAACTCCCGCGTTTATGAAAAAATATAGAAGGCATGCAATTGTTGGTATTCTAATCGCAGCAGCAATTCTCACTCCGGGCACAGACCCAATAGCTCAAGTACTTCTAGCCGTTCCGTTGGTTTTATTATATGAAATAAGTATTTTTGTTTCAAAAATATTTCAGAGAAAGAGTGTCTCAGATTAA